Proteins from a single region of Thermodesulfovibrionales bacterium:
- the argF gene encoding ornithine carbamoyltransferase: MKRDFLTLWDLSSEEISAVLDRALKLKSGEGTMTCPLIGRSIGLLFEKPSTRTRVSFETGIYQLGAQPISLHSGELQIGRGETVGDTAKTLSRYLSGIVIRTYAHARLEAFASSASVPVINGLSDLHHPCQILADLMTILEKKGRLKGIRLAYIGDGNNVANSLIEAAVRMELSLVLACPEGYEPHSDILDKARETAKGEIIILRDPREAAGRADVIYTDVWVSMGQEKEAGERVTKFRPYQINDSLLSCAKGDVIVLHCLPAHRGEEITDDVMDGPHSVVFDQAENRLHAQKALMEFLIR, encoded by the coding sequence ATGAAGAGAGATTTCCTGACCCTCTGGGATTTATCTTCTGAAGAGATTTCTGCGGTCCTCGACAGGGCCCTCAAACTGAAGTCGGGAGAGGGAACAATGACCTGTCCCCTCATCGGGAGGAGCATCGGCCTTCTTTTTGAAAAGCCGTCGACACGGACGAGGGTATCGTTCGAGACGGGTATCTATCAACTAGGGGCGCAGCCGATATCACTCCACTCCGGTGAACTCCAGATCGGAAGGGGAGAGACGGTGGGAGATACGGCGAAAACGCTCTCGCGATACCTGAGCGGCATTGTGATCAGGACCTATGCCCATGCAAGGCTTGAAGCGTTCGCTTCTTCCGCCTCCGTACCGGTTATCAACGGCCTCTCCGACCTTCATCACCCCTGTCAGATCCTTGCCGACCTCATGACGATACTCGAAAAGAAGGGAAGGTTGAAGGGTATTCGCCTTGCCTATATCGGCGACGGTAACAATGTGGCGAATTCGCTCATAGAGGCCGCCGTCAGGATGGAGCTGAGTCTCGTATTGGCATGCCCTGAGGGATATGAACCTCATTCCGATATTCTTGACAAGGCGAGGGAGACTGCTAAGGGTGAGATCATCATCCTCAGGGACCCTCGGGAGGCTGCAGGCAGGGCCGATGTCATCTATACCGATGTGTGGGTCAGCATGGGACAGGAAAAGGAGGCTGGGGAGAGGGTGACCAAGTTCAGACCTTATCAGATTAACGATTCGCTCCTTTCCTGCGCCAAGGGAGACGTTATCGTGCTCCACTGCCTCCCTGCGCATCGCGGAGAGGAGATCACCGACGATGTTATGGATGGCCCCCACAGCGTGGTCTTTGACCAGGCCGAAAATAGGCTTCATGCGCAGAAAGCCCTCATGGAGTTTCTGATCAGGTAG